The proteins below are encoded in one region of bacterium:
- a CDS encoding peptidase MA family metallohydrolase produces MEQDSARFRILYSTKDAGVVRDLWRVLRERVPVIEQNLGLALGDTVRFIIAPDQMEWGRLTQGTPLWANGVAYSERGIAILKSPSFGQQYGPFPTTATHEYVHLLLHAGAPRAEIPRWLDEGLAQVLSGQFDYVESAALARAAAANRLHSFRQLESMLAMSGLEARQGYAESAVAVQLLQLRYGMSGLSNLVHELRTGQDYDEAFARIFGVSSGSFENQYVAYIKSTYRLSLIGDTELWLSGLFVLLVLAAGTAMWYRRRRTLAKWKDEEMGTHGGPRETWPPYIVNYTIIRSRQGEEEDTSQGKPTEASDQPPGD; encoded by the coding sequence ATGGAACAAGACTCCGCGCGGTTTCGTATCCTGTATAGCACGAAGGATGCGGGCGTCGTGCGGGATTTGTGGCGGGTGTTGCGGGAACGTGTGCCTGTGATTGAACAGAACTTAGGACTGGCTCTGGGTGATACGGTTCGGTTTATCATCGCGCCGGATCAGATGGAGTGGGGGCGGCTCACTCAGGGCACACCGTTGTGGGCGAATGGAGTGGCATACTCCGAACGGGGCATAGCGATTCTGAAATCGCCATCATTTGGCCAGCAGTATGGACCGTTCCCGACAACGGCGACGCATGAATATGTCCATCTGCTGCTGCATGCGGGCGCGCCCCGGGCGGAAATTCCGCGCTGGCTGGATGAAGGTTTGGCGCAGGTGTTGTCGGGACAATTTGACTATGTGGAGTCGGCGGCGCTGGCGCGGGCTGCGGCGGCGAACCGGCTGCACTCTTTCCGGCAACTGGAGAGCATGCTGGCCATGAGCGGGCTGGAGGCGAGGCAGGGGTACGCGGAGTCGGCGGTGGCGGTGCAACTGCTCCAACTGCGCTACGGAATGTCGGGGCTGTCCAATCTGGTGCATGAACTGCGCACAGGGCAGGATTACGATGAGGCATTCGCGCGGATTTTCGGCGTGTCAAGCGGGAGCTTCGAGAACCAGTATGTGGCGTACATCAAGAGCACGTACCGGCTCTCGCTGATTGGCGATACCGAGTTGTGGCTGTCGGGGTTGTTTGTTTTGCTGGTGCTGGCGGCAGGGACAGCGATGTGGTACCGGCGGCGGCGCACACTGGCGAAATGGAAAGATGAAGAGATGGGGACTCACGGTGGGCCGCGGGAAACGTGGCCGCCGTATATTGTCAATTATACGATTATTCGCAGCCGTCAAGGAGAAGAGGAGGACACATCTCAGGGAAAACCGACTGAGGCCAGTGATCAGCCGCCGGGCGACTGA
- the priA gene encoding primosomal protein N' has product MVVPGVEGAFSYRVPSKLAASALPGMRVLVPFGHRRLTGIIIRTDTAENPKATREIEHVLDERPAFSPAMLQFTRWMSEYYLCPWGDVLKAALPAGISLDEKRHWVLSEPFDEARLAEILKMYPDAHDVVEALKAGPVPPERMAKQYGFGPRSAMLKRMQDAGLVSFRPVLRPPKVKSHFDSVVNLSAEVQAEYGPDYLGRLRSVHEQHLLRMIFECGPEGILRSDLLKGATSARKQAFARLLAAGSLALRLEEVTRWDPHTEATPKISVPKQLTDYQQMAVEAISRSLERGQFDPFLLFGVTGSGKTQVYIEAIRRTLEMGKSALVLLPEIALTPFVWGRFYQAFGNRVAIQHSAQGSSVRFDLWRDIRAGRFPVVVGARSAVFAPLPNLGLVVVDEEQEASYKQEEPEPRYHARDAALMRARMEHAVIVLGSATPSIESFYQALEGRYTMLRLPERVGGAILPEVRIVQRFPKPQIEGEVPKEKWVNGEPPKKEDKPPKHEEPPILTEELKERIAITLKRGKQAILLQNRRGFSPFIICRKCGNLPMCPQCSVSLTYHRKGQVLRCHYCDYREPAPDTCGKCGASDWITQGLGTQRLEEELVKEFPDARILRMDSDTASRRGMHGRMVTAFAAGEYDVLAGTQMIAKGLDFPNVELSAVVQADAELFYPDFRASERGASLIVQIAGRSGRRAETGMVILQSSVPEHPVLQVAVEHDWETFVQTELQSRQQANFPPYARLILLRAIGKEETPPAKALLRIRRLLQTIGKVEILGPAPAMVAKIRELYRFQMLVRTSRADDPAGNHLHQAVRMALMQYRQVKGEPGVEIEVDVDPQSVS; this is encoded by the coding sequence GTGGTTGTTCCGGGCGTGGAGGGCGCGTTTTCTTATCGCGTGCCATCGAAACTGGCCGCGTCGGCTCTGCCCGGAATGCGGGTGCTGGTGCCCTTCGGACATCGGCGCCTGACGGGGATTATCATCCGCACCGATACGGCGGAGAATCCCAAGGCCACGCGGGAGATTGAGCATGTGCTGGATGAGCGGCCTGCCTTTTCGCCGGCAATGCTGCAGTTTACGCGCTGGATGTCGGAGTATTATCTTTGCCCGTGGGGAGACGTGCTGAAAGCCGCTCTGCCCGCGGGCATTTCGCTCGACGAAAAGCGCCACTGGGTGCTCTCCGAGCCGTTCGATGAAGCGCGGCTGGCGGAGATTTTGAAGATGTATCCGGACGCGCACGATGTGGTGGAAGCGCTGAAGGCCGGACCTGTGCCGCCGGAGAGAATGGCCAAGCAGTACGGCTTCGGTCCGCGGTCGGCGATGCTGAAGCGAATGCAGGATGCGGGGCTGGTCAGTTTTCGACCTGTACTCCGTCCGCCAAAGGTAAAATCGCACTTCGATTCGGTGGTGAATCTGTCGGCGGAGGTGCAGGCGGAATACGGGCCGGATTATCTGGGGCGGCTGCGCTCGGTGCACGAGCAGCATCTGTTGCGGATGATCTTCGAATGCGGACCCGAAGGAATTTTGCGTTCGGACCTGCTGAAGGGGGCCACGTCGGCGCGGAAGCAGGCCTTTGCGCGGCTTTTGGCGGCAGGCTCTTTGGCGTTGCGGTTGGAGGAGGTGACGCGCTGGGACCCGCACACCGAAGCGACTCCGAAGATCAGCGTTCCGAAACAGCTTACGGACTATCAGCAGATGGCGGTGGAGGCCATCAGCCGTTCGCTGGAGCGCGGGCAGTTCGACCCGTTTCTGCTGTTTGGGGTGACGGGATCGGGCAAGACGCAGGTGTACATCGAGGCCATCCGCCGAACGCTGGAGATGGGGAAGAGTGCGCTGGTGCTGCTGCCGGAGATTGCGCTGACACCGTTTGTGTGGGGGCGGTTTTATCAGGCCTTCGGCAATCGCGTGGCGATTCAGCATAGCGCGCAGGGATCTTCGGTGCGGTTTGATTTGTGGCGGGATATTCGCGCGGGACGGTTCCCCGTGGTAGTCGGCGCGCGTTCGGCGGTGTTTGCGCCGCTGCCGAATTTGGGGCTGGTGGTGGTGGATGAGGAGCAGGAAGCCAGCTACAAGCAGGAAGAGCCGGAACCGCGCTACCATGCGCGGGACGCGGCGCTGATGCGGGCGCGAATGGAACATGCGGTGATTGTGCTGGGGAGCGCGACGCCCTCCATCGAGTCGTTTTATCAGGCGCTGGAAGGGCGATACACGATGCTGCGACTGCCGGAGCGCGTGGGTGGAGCCATATTGCCCGAAGTGCGGATCGTGCAGCGTTTTCCTAAACCGCAGATCGAGGGCGAGGTCCCAAAGGAGAAATGGGTCAACGGAGAGCCTCCGAAGAAAGAAGACAAACCGCCGAAGCACGAGGAACCGCCGATTCTGACCGAGGAACTCAAAGAGCGGATTGCCATCACGCTGAAGCGCGGCAAGCAGGCCATCCTGCTGCAGAACCGCCGTGGTTTCTCGCCGTTCATCATCTGCCGGAAATGCGGAAATCTGCCGATGTGCCCGCAGTGCTCGGTAAGTTTGACGTATCACCGCAAGGGGCAGGTGTTGCGTTGCCACTATTGTGACTATCGAGAACCTGCACCGGACACGTGCGGCAAGTGCGGGGCCTCGGATTGGATTACGCAAGGGCTGGGCACACAGCGGCTGGAAGAGGAATTGGTGAAGGAATTTCCTGATGCGCGGATTCTGAGAATGGACAGCGACACGGCATCGCGACGGGGCATGCACGGACGGATGGTGACGGCCTTTGCGGCGGGCGAATACGATGTGCTGGCGGGAACGCAGATGATTGCCAAGGGGCTGGACTTTCCCAATGTGGAACTGTCCGCGGTGGTGCAGGCGGACGCGGAACTGTTTTATCCGGATTTTCGAGCGTCTGAGCGCGGCGCGAGCCTGATTGTGCAGATTGCGGGACGTTCCGGGCGGCGCGCGGAAACGGGAATGGTGATCCTGCAATCATCTGTGCCGGAACATCCGGTGCTGCAAGTGGCCGTGGAGCACGATTGGGAGACGTTTGTCCAGACGGAGTTGCAGAGCCGCCAGCAGGCGAATTTTCCGCCCTATGCACGGCTGATTCTGCTGCGGGCGATTGGTAAAGAAGAGACGCCGCCGGCGAAGGCCTTGCTCAGGATTCGCCGGTTGCTGCAAACCATCGGCAAGGTAGAGATTTTGGGACCTGCCCCGGCCATGGTGGCGAAGATCCGTGAATTGTACCGTTTTCAGATGCTGGTGAGGACGTCGCGGGCGGATGACCCGGCAGGGAATCATCTGCATCAGGCGGTGCGAATGGCGCTGATGCAATACAGGCAGGTGAAGGGCGAACCCGGCGTAGAGATTGAGGTGGATGTTGATCCGCAATCGGTGTCATAG
- a CDS encoding endonuclease/exonuclease/phosphatase family protein — protein sequence MTVVRRALRSSMCVMLCAAGVLLAAQTGLADTLRVVTQNALDFSGQSATTRIPYFRTVMRAIHPDLVLVEEMGNEQAMDLMLAQVFAQIDTDWTTASFMYNGSLNQVCFYRMSKLALVSQRAIRAEPRNINEFVLRPAVGDTSVRLHALVTHLKASQGYEEERRQEADSARKATNLFPAGTNFFICGDFNLYTSTEPAYQTMITPGTNANGQFFDPINRPGDWNNNGSFAGIHTQSTRTGSESDGGASGGLDDRFDFILVSAALMDTVGSHVIPGTYHSFGNDGQHFNQSIDDGTNHSVPDSVAYALHHQSDHLPVVVDMVLRSEPTAIAMRPAVPREMGLVVCYPNPFNSVLSIELPPVSGAAALTIYDLLGRPVYERSFRGDGVALRPLQVDFSAYGTGTYFVQWHTPAASSVQRVSYVR from the coding sequence ATGACTGTTGTTAGACGTGCCTTGCGCTCTTCGATGTGTGTGATGTTGTGCGCGGCGGGAGTCCTGCTGGCTGCGCAGACCGGATTGGCCGACACGCTGCGGGTGGTGACGCAGAATGCGCTGGATTTTTCGGGCCAGTCGGCGACGACGCGGATCCCGTATTTCCGGACCGTGATGCGGGCGATTCATCCGGACCTGGTGCTGGTGGAAGAGATGGGCAACGAGCAGGCGATGGACCTGATGCTGGCGCAGGTATTTGCGCAGATCGACACGGATTGGACGACGGCGAGCTTTATGTACAACGGTTCGCTGAATCAGGTGTGTTTCTACCGGATGTCGAAGCTGGCGCTGGTGTCGCAGCGGGCGATCCGCGCGGAACCGCGCAACATCAACGAATTCGTGCTGCGGCCGGCGGTGGGGGACACGTCGGTTCGGCTGCACGCGCTGGTGACGCATTTAAAAGCATCGCAGGGCTACGAGGAAGAGCGGAGGCAGGAGGCGGATTCGGCGCGCAAGGCGACGAATCTTTTTCCGGCGGGGACGAATTTCTTCATTTGCGGAGATTTCAACCTGTACACGTCGACCGAGCCGGCCTACCAGACGATGATCACGCCCGGCACGAACGCCAATGGACAGTTTTTCGATCCGATCAACCGGCCCGGCGACTGGAACAACAACGGGAGTTTTGCGGGTATTCATACGCAGTCTACGCGCACGGGGAGCGAGAGCGATGGCGGGGCGTCCGGCGGTCTGGATGACCGGTTTGATTTTATTCTGGTTTCGGCGGCGCTGATGGATACGGTGGGAAGCCATGTGATTCCGGGGACCTATCATTCCTTTGGAAATGACGGGCAGCATTTCAATCAGTCCATCGATGACGGGACGAACCACTCGGTTCCGGACAGCGTGGCGTATGCGCTGCATCACCAATCGGACCATCTTCCGGTGGTGGTGGACATGGTGCTGCGCAGCGAGCCGACGGCGATTGCGATGCGTCCGGCGGTTCCGCGAGAGATGGGGCTGGTCGTCTGTTATCCGAATCCGTTCAATTCGGTGCTGTCGATTGAGCTGCCGCCGGTGAGTGGCGCGGCAGCCTTGACGATCTACGATCTTTTGGGCCGTCCGGTGTATGAGCGGAGTTTTCGCGGCGACGGCGTGGCGCTCCGTCCGTTGCAGGTTGACTTTTCCGCGTATGGTACGGGCACCTATTTTGTTCAATGGCACACGCCTGCCGCTTCCAGCGTGCAGCGCGTTTCTTATGTGAGGTAG
- the der gene encoding ribosome biogenesis GTPase Der has protein sequence MKIPMVAIVGRPNVGKSTLFNRITHSRRAITSPEPGVTRDRHVAEAEWKSRTFLLMDTGGWVPRSEDVFESAIREQVEFGLEECDLVLFLVDAHTGPTDVDMDIAHMLQRSKLPVILAVNKTDGPKQYPEVSSFYGMGLGEPVPVSAAGGSGVGDMLDLLAERLPSAGSSEALSRPRPLVAIVGRPNTGKSSFVNAVAGKPLRIVTEIAGTTRDAIDTVVTYYGQEMTLIDTAGLRRKTKVEEAVEFYTTVRTERALNECDVAVVLTDAAQGVVAQDIRILQMADELGKGIILCINKWDLIEKETATADNFRRLLDERFASFSHVPKLFISSLDKTRVFKSLELVLKVHEERQKRIATPELNRFLEALMQANPPPSVKSRDMRLHYVTQPAVEPPLFVFWMRYPELMTDNYRKYLERKLREQYGFQGVPIRLAFRKKS, from the coding sequence ATGAAAATTCCCATGGTGGCCATCGTCGGCCGTCCCAATGTCGGCAAGTCCACGCTCTTCAATCGAATCACTCACTCGAGGCGGGCGATTACATCGCCCGAACCGGGTGTCACGCGCGACCGTCATGTTGCCGAGGCCGAGTGGAAATCACGCACCTTTTTGTTGATGGATACGGGCGGCTGGGTGCCGCGCTCGGAAGACGTGTTTGAGAGCGCCATCCGCGAGCAGGTGGAGTTCGGGCTGGAGGAATGCGATCTGGTGCTTTTCCTGGTGGACGCGCACACCGGGCCAACGGATGTGGATATGGACATCGCGCACATGCTTCAGCGTTCCAAGCTGCCGGTGATTCTGGCGGTGAACAAGACCGACGGGCCGAAGCAGTACCCGGAAGTATCGTCCTTTTACGGGATGGGCCTTGGAGAGCCGGTGCCGGTGAGCGCCGCGGGTGGCAGCGGCGTGGGCGACATGCTGGACCTGCTGGCCGAGCGGTTGCCGTCGGCGGGAAGCAGTGAGGCGCTCTCGCGCCCCCGTCCGCTGGTGGCGATTGTGGGACGGCCCAATACGGGCAAGTCGTCCTTCGTGAATGCCGTGGCAGGAAAGCCACTGCGGATTGTGACGGAGATTGCCGGTACGACGCGGGACGCCATCGACACCGTGGTTACGTATTACGGCCAGGAGATGACGCTGATCGACACGGCGGGTCTGCGGCGCAAAACGAAGGTGGAAGAAGCGGTGGAATTCTACACCACCGTACGCACCGAGCGCGCGCTGAACGAATGCGACGTGGCGGTAGTGCTGACCGACGCGGCGCAGGGCGTGGTGGCGCAGGACATCCGCATTCTGCAAATGGCGGACGAACTGGGCAAGGGAATTATTCTCTGCATCAACAAATGGGACCTGATCGAAAAGGAGACCGCGACGGCGGACAATTTCCGGCGGCTGCTGGATGAGCGGTTTGCCTCGTTCAGTCATGTTCCCAAGTTGTTCATTTCCTCGCTGGACAAGACGCGCGTTTTCAAGTCACTCGAACTGGTGTTGAAGGTGCATGAAGAGCGGCAGAAGCGGATTGCCACGCCGGAGTTGAACCGGTTCCTCGAGGCACTCATGCAGGCGAATCCGCCGCCGTCCGTGAAGAGCCGCGACATGCGGCTGCACTACGTCACGCAACCGGCGGTGGAACCGCCGCTGTTTGTCTTCTGGATGCGTTATCCGGAACTGATGACGGATAATTACCGGAAGTATCTGGAGCGCAAGCTGCGTGAGCAATATGGATTTCAAGGAGTACCGATCCGATTAGCGTTTCGCAAGAAGTCATAG
- a CDS encoding NAD(P)/FAD-dependent oxidoreductase — protein MSTDYQFAVIGAGVVGLAIAAELAPRGSVLVLEKEWKFGQATSSHNSEVVHGGLYYAPGSLKARLCVEGNRLIRDLAAQHGIGYKQVGKFIVVASAEERAYLESLKANAEANGVTDLRWVPLEELQEQEPDVRAVACLFSPTTGIVDSHALMAHFKTSAELSGADFVFNAEVTGITQFPPVHGGARGGEARGARGGEPGGADADATSSFIPHPSSFILHPSSFILAIRDSDGAEIEISAEKVINAAGLHSDEIARLAGLDVDGLDLNLNWTRGFYYALESGPRLHISHLVYPVPDKSLKSLGIHATVDLQGQVRFGPTAEYMPRRVEDYSFNGLDDIALVRESIARYLPAVAAAELAPIMTGIRPKLASPGQPPRDFYICEESAHGLPGFVNLIGIESPGLTAAPAIAKLVSTMIRDL, from the coding sequence ATGTCCACAGATTACCAATTTGCCGTTATCGGCGCGGGCGTGGTTGGCCTCGCCATTGCCGCCGAACTGGCCCCGCGCGGCTCCGTGCTGGTCCTCGAAAAGGAATGGAAATTCGGTCAGGCGACGTCCAGCCATAACTCCGAAGTCGTCCACGGCGGCCTGTATTATGCTCCCGGCTCTCTGAAGGCCCGCCTCTGTGTGGAAGGTAATCGCCTGATTCGCGATCTCGCCGCACAGCATGGCATCGGCTACAAGCAGGTGGGCAAATTCATTGTTGTCGCATCCGCTGAGGAACGCGCCTACCTCGAAAGCCTGAAAGCCAATGCCGAAGCCAACGGTGTCACCGATCTGCGCTGGGTCCCGCTCGAGGAATTGCAGGAGCAGGAGCCCGATGTCCGTGCCGTTGCCTGTCTCTTCTCCCCCACCACCGGCATCGTCGACAGCCACGCCCTGATGGCCCATTTCAAAACCTCCGCCGAACTTTCCGGCGCCGACTTCGTCTTCAACGCAGAGGTAACGGGCATTACCCAATTCCCCCCCGTTCACGGGGGGGCTAGGGGGGGTGAGGCCAGGGGGGCCAGAGGGGGTGAGCCAGGGGGGGCCGATGCGGATGCGACCTCATCCTTCATCCCTCATCCTTCATCCTTCATCCTTCATCCTTCATCCTTCATCCTTGCCATCCGCGACTCCGACGGCGCCGAAATCGAAATCTCCGCAGAGAAAGTCATCAATGCCGCCGGACTGCATTCCGACGAGATCGCACGCCTGGCAGGACTGGATGTTGACGGCCTCGATCTGAATTTGAACTGGACGCGCGGCTTCTACTATGCTCTGGAGAGTGGCCCGCGCTTGCACATCTCCCATCTGGTCTACCCCGTGCCGGACAAATCTCTGAAGTCCCTCGGCATTCATGCCACGGTCGATTTGCAGGGCCAGGTCCGCTTCGGCCCCACCGCCGAATACATGCCGCGCCGCGTGGAAGACTATTCCTTCAATGGCCTCGATGACATCGCTCTGGTTCGGGAGAGCATCGCCCGCTATCTTCCCGCGGTCGCCGCTGCCGAACTTGCCCCCATCATGACCGGCATCCGCCCCAAACTCGCCTCGCCCGGACAGCCCCCGCGCGATTTCTACATCTGCGAAGAATCCGCCCACGGCCTCCCCGGCTTCGTCAACCTCATCGGCATCGAGTCCCCCGGCCTCACCGCCGCCCCCGCCATTGCCAAACTGGTCAGTACGATGATTCGCGATTTATAA
- a CDS encoding T9SS type A sorting domain-containing protein: MTRFKIIFAALLAFGLVFYGWQWYSSRPMEFGEGEGEEKEGGGPFPSDWFMVQRTWPDTQIETADYLVASQAAQRMSRQHVVLDDPSWIPAGPNNIGGRVSDVLGHPTNPSLFYAAAATGGIFKTTNAGTTWTPIFDQSPSLSMGALALDMEHPDTIYAGTGEACASGYSYFGTGVYRTTDGGGTWEHLGLDNSRYIARIVLDPQNSQSIWVAAAGEFFATNTERGVYHSTDGGTTWANVLFVNDSTGATDIVVHPTNSQIAYAAMWQRIRTPQDRRAGGRGSGIFRTTDGGQTWGRLTDGLPPQSDTVGRIGIAICQSNPSVLYAIYADHPGFFAGIYKSTNGGDSWSRTNDGTLTDLFSNFGWYFGNIRVRPDNPNMVFALGVGMVRSTDGGQTWTQIANSVHVDHHAMWFDAAHTGTILEGNDGGFYRSTNNGNNWTFLTGMPLNQFYAASVDFQHPERRYGGTQDQGTMRTMTGGLNDWDQIYGGDGFYTLVDPTNSNYVYAEYQYGGLGRSTDGGTSWFDGTSGIDQSNRINWSMPVVIAPDDPARLYCGTDRVYRSDDRAANWTAISPDLTNGGGSGNVLFGTVTTIGVSPVHPAIIYAGTDDSHVWVTRNGGNAWTDISAGLPQRWVTRVTPDPVDSATVFVSISGYRNVDEDAHLFMSTDFGSTWQSISGDLPVGPMNDVVRDPSVPGRLYVASDFGVYYSNDLGANWMPLGLDLPRLPVMQLVLHTPSHQLVAATYGRSMYTLDLTQLAAGETPRGVPSSYLTVSLYPNPFNALTTIDYDIPAAGRAQLTVFDITGRRVATLLSGFQPAGRGRIQWPAQGAASGTYFVQLTAAGQTRITKALLLR, encoded by the coding sequence ATGACACGGTTCAAAATCATCTTTGCAGCGCTACTGGCCTTTGGACTGGTATTTTACGGGTGGCAGTGGTATAGCTCACGGCCTATGGAATTCGGGGAGGGAGAAGGCGAAGAGAAGGAAGGCGGCGGGCCGTTTCCTTCCGACTGGTTTATGGTGCAGCGGACTTGGCCGGATACTCAGATCGAGACCGCCGACTACCTGGTTGCATCTCAAGCCGCGCAGCGCATGAGCCGGCAGCATGTGGTGCTGGATGATCCGAGCTGGATTCCCGCCGGACCGAACAACATCGGCGGACGCGTGTCCGACGTGCTGGGGCATCCGACCAATCCCAGTCTGTTTTATGCCGCGGCGGCTACGGGCGGCATCTTCAAGACGACGAACGCCGGCACGACGTGGACACCGATCTTCGATCAGTCGCCGTCGCTCTCGATGGGTGCACTGGCGCTGGACATGGAACATCCCGATACTATTTATGCGGGGACGGGTGAAGCGTGCGCGTCGGGCTACAGCTATTTTGGAACGGGAGTTTACCGCACGACAGACGGCGGCGGCACGTGGGAGCATCTGGGGCTTGACAACAGCCGCTACATTGCGAGGATTGTGCTGGATCCGCAGAACAGCCAGAGCATCTGGGTGGCGGCGGCGGGCGAGTTCTTTGCCACGAACACCGAACGCGGCGTGTATCACAGCACGGACGGCGGTACGACTTGGGCGAATGTGCTCTTCGTAAATGATTCGACGGGCGCAACGGACATCGTGGTGCATCCGACGAACTCACAGATCGCGTACGCGGCCATGTGGCAGAGGATCCGGACTCCCCAGGACCGCCGCGCGGGCGGACGGGGCAGCGGGATTTTCCGCACGACCGACGGCGGGCAGACGTGGGGCCGGTTGACGGACGGACTGCCGCCGCAGAGCGATACGGTGGGACGGATCGGGATTGCGATTTGTCAATCCAACCCCAGCGTTTTGTACGCGATATATGCAGACCATCCCGGATTTTTTGCCGGCATCTACAAGAGCACCAACGGCGGCGATTCCTGGAGCCGTACCAATGACGGCACGCTGACGGATCTGTTCAGCAATTTCGGATGGTATTTCGGGAATATTCGCGTGCGGCCCGATAACCCGAACATGGTGTTCGCGTTGGGAGTGGGCATGGTGCGGTCGACGGACGGCGGTCAGACGTGGACGCAGATTGCCAACAGCGTGCATGTGGATCACCACGCCATGTGGTTCGATGCGGCGCATACGGGGACGATCCTCGAAGGCAATGACGGCGGGTTTTACCGCTCGACTAACAACGGCAACAACTGGACGTTCCTCACGGGAATGCCCCTGAATCAGTTTTATGCGGCATCGGTGGACTTTCAGCATCCCGAGCGGCGCTACGGCGGCACGCAGGATCAGGGCACGATGCGGACGATGACGGGCGGCCTGAACGACTGGGACCAGATCTACGGCGGCGATGGCTTCTATACGCTGGTGGATCCGACGAATTCGAATTACGTTTACGCGGAATATCAGTACGGCGGGTTAGGGCGCTCGACCGACGGCGGGACGTCATGGTTCGACGGGACAAGCGGGATCGATCAGAGTAACCGGATCAACTGGTCCATGCCGGTGGTGATTGCTCCCGATGACCCGGCGAGATTGTACTGCGGCACGGACCGGGTGTACCGGTCGGATGATCGCGCCGCAAACTGGACGGCGATCAGCCCGGACCTGACCAACGGCGGCGGGAGCGGCAATGTGCTCTTCGGAACGGTAACCACGATTGGAGTGTCACCGGTTCATCCGGCCATTATTTATGCGGGGACGGATGACTCGCATGTGTGGGTGACGCGGAACGGCGGCAACGCATGGACGGACATCAGCGCGGGATTGCCGCAACGCTGGGTGACGCGGGTGACGCCGGACCCGGTGGACAGCGCGACGGTGTTTGTGTCGATTTCCGGTTACCGCAATGTGGACGAAGACGCGCATCTGTTCATGAGCACGGATTTCGGAAGCACCTGGCAGAGCATCAGCGGCGACCTGCCGGTGGGGCCGATGAACGACGTCGTGCGCGATCCCTCGGTGCCGGGACGGCTCTATGTGGCATCGGATTTCGGAGTGTACTATTCGAATGATCTGGGTGCGAACTGGATGCCGCTGGGACTGGATCTTCCCCGGCTGCCGGTGATGCAACTGGTGTTGCATACGCCGTCGCACCAACTGGTGGCGGCAACCTACGGCCGCTCGATGTACACGCTGGATCTGACGCAGCTTGCCGCAGGGGAGACGCCGCGCGGGGTGCCGTCCTCGTATCTGACGGTATCGTTGTATCCGAATCCATTCAATGCCCTGACGACAATCGATTATGATATTCCGGCGGCGGGGCGTGCCCAGTTAACGGTGTTCGATATTACGGGGCGGCGAGTGGCGACGCTGCTTAGCGGTTTTCAGCCGGCGGGGCGCGGGCGCATTCAGTGGCCGGCCCAGGGAGCAGCGTCCGGCACGTACTTTGTTCAATTGACGGCGGCGGGTCAGACCCGCATCACCAAAGCTCTGTTACTTCGATAA